One region of Flavobacterium pisciphilum genomic DNA includes:
- a CDS encoding RagB/SusD family nutrient uptake outer membrane protein, with protein sequence MKNIVRNITAAFVIVMCLGSCSQEFLDEVKPTTGVPIESVFETRTTAEGALSGIMRRFRTQFPNAAGATSTDTGGVNSLFFARSVKGNDVISANNWFGSDYENANREPTFRRSIFTWNYPFYMINQVNSFIKSVKASTFEEKDKNELLGQGYALRAFFYHQLVLEFSKSYSEDQNYQAPPIYKEPTTVAKGMSTVKEVYDFMVEDLTTAIPLLSNSRLGKSFVNKQVGNAILAQVYQVMGKWDLAEAAALAAYGGDQNAVLDAINYNSGFKDNASKEWLWGSPQAADQSMFYYLAPHAFSDHRAAGYSSIFVNSSFVNLFSATDVRGGIGTEPTKLFSIKATTIPVTDYRYYVSNKFSFAFSSHSPIIRYAEMILIDAEAKARQGKDGAAKTVLFALQKNRDVNAVQSANTGQALIDEILVERRKELFMENGVEWFDAKRLGKGIPRDGNQRLKGPNNAAGPGVTFDLQAHDLRFIIKVPQAEIDSNPLIDDVVNTGK encoded by the coding sequence ATGAAAAATATAGTTAGAAATATAACAGCTGCCTTTGTAATTGTAATGTGCTTAGGTAGTTGTAGCCAGGAATTTTTAGATGAGGTAAAACCTACTACTGGAGTTCCTATTGAGAGTGTTTTTGAAACCAGAACTACAGCAGAAGGAGCTCTTTCTGGGATAATGAGACGTTTTAGAACGCAATTCCCAAATGCAGCTGGTGCTACTTCTACGGATACAGGAGGAGTAAACTCATTGTTTTTTGCAAGATCGGTTAAAGGAAATGACGTAATTTCTGCAAACAACTGGTTTGGTAGTGATTATGAGAATGCAAATAGAGAACCTACTTTTCGTAGAAGTATTTTTACATGGAATTATCCTTTTTATATGATTAACCAAGTTAATAGTTTTATTAAGTCGGTTAAGGCAAGTACTTTTGAAGAAAAAGATAAAAATGAATTGTTAGGACAAGGATATGCACTACGTGCGTTTTTTTACCATCAATTAGTTTTAGAGTTTTCAAAATCGTATAGTGAGGATCAGAATTATCAAGCGCCACCTATATATAAAGAGCCTACTACAGTTGCTAAAGGAATGTCTACTGTAAAAGAAGTTTATGATTTTATGGTTGAGGATTTGACTACAGCTATTCCTTTGTTGTCTAATTCACGTCTAGGTAAGTCTTTTGTAAATAAGCAAGTTGGAAATGCAATATTAGCTCAAGTTTATCAAGTTATGGGTAAATGGGACTTGGCTGAAGCTGCTGCTCTAGCTGCATATGGTGGAGATCAAAACGCAGTTTTAGATGCAATAAATTATAATTCAGGTTTCAAAGATAACGCTAGTAAAGAGTGGTTATGGGGATCTCCTCAAGCAGCAGATCAGTCTATGTTTTATTATTTAGCTCCTCATGCTTTTTCTGATCATAGAGCAGCTGGTTATTCTTCAATATTTGTAAATTCATCGTTTGTTAATTTGTTCTCTGCTACAGATGTTAGAGGAGGAATAGGAACTGAGCCTACTAAGTTGTTTAGTATAAAAGCTACTACAATCCCAGTTACTGATTATAGATATTATGTGTCAAACAAGTTCTCGTTTGCATTTAGTTCTCATTCTCCAATCATTAGATATGCTGAGATGATTTTAATTGACGCTGAAGCTAAAGCAAGACAAGGAAAAGATGGTGCTGCAAAAACGGTATTATTTGCATTGCAAAAAAATAGAGATGTAAATGCAGTACAAAGTGCTAATACTGGTCAAGCTCTTATTGATGAAATCTTAGTTGAAAGACGTAAAGAATTATTCATGGAGAATGGTGTAGAGTGGTTTGATGCAAAACGTTTAGGAAAAGGAATACCTAGAGATGGTAACCAACGTTTAAAAGGACCTAATAATGCTGCAGGACCAGGTGTAACTTTTGATTTGCAAGCTCATGATTTAAGATTCATTATTAAAGTTCCTCAAGCAGAAATTGATTCAAACCCACTGATTGATGATGTAGTTAATACTGGAAAATAA
- a CDS encoding putative porin produces the protein MRILFLIYLLVLPTLLFSQAKVNNKSNLDMSGEHRGLNDTIKAKKKVARIDQYRYITLERDTTYVDTSLTIQKEYSHNYLRKDNFGLLPFSNVGQTYNTLQYSLTNFTPYPEMGFKAKHFNFIEANQVQYYSVATPLTELFFKSTINKGQLLDSFITLNMTERFNVSAEYKGLRSEGNYINQLSSTGNFKLTASYRTKKGQYYINGHYTYQDISNEENGGITSPGDFESGDPDFKNRQRLEVYLTDAKSFLKGKRLFFDHAYRVNPTEGNNNLYVTHQFNYENKFFEYYQPTVFSTIGGRSVFRFGDSYVTSNINDQAHYNKMYNKAGIAYENILLGKFQFFIDDFRSNSYYSRVLIFDNGVIIPSSLSQDINSFGGQYEYQKNKWNGRFLYSRSITNQSLSNLEAKLKHDFSDKIKLSFEYQNINKLPNNNYNLYQSSYVEYNWTNKFKNEKINSLSASAATPWVNMSFQYTILNDHMYFADQSTPKEAISGTQIVKPVQYSGTINYLEVKASKEFKFGRFALDNTILYQKVEQADAILNVPEIVTRNTIYYTNYFFKKALFLQTGIVFNYFTSYYGNDYNPVIGEFFVQNKKEIGNYPNFDFFINARIRQTRIFLKAEHFNSSFSGSNYYSAPNNPYRDFVIRFGLTWNFFQ, from the coding sequence ATGAGAATTCTCTTTTTAATTTATCTTTTAGTACTTCCCACACTATTGTTTTCTCAGGCAAAAGTCAATAATAAAAGTAATTTAGACATGAGTGGTGAGCACCGTGGGCTTAATGATACAATCAAAGCAAAAAAGAAAGTTGCAAGGATTGATCAGTATAGATATATAACACTTGAGCGTGATACAACATATGTTGATACATCACTTACAATTCAAAAAGAATACAGTCATAATTATTTGCGAAAAGATAATTTCGGATTATTGCCATTTTCTAATGTTGGTCAAACATACAATACGCTTCAATATAGCTTAACCAATTTTACTCCATATCCAGAAATGGGTTTTAAAGCAAAGCATTTTAATTTTATAGAAGCGAATCAGGTTCAGTATTATTCTGTTGCAACACCATTAACCGAATTGTTTTTTAAATCTACAATCAACAAAGGGCAATTGCTTGATTCGTTTATAACGTTGAACATGACAGAGCGATTTAATGTTTCTGCAGAATATAAAGGATTGCGATCAGAAGGAAATTATATAAATCAATTGTCAAGTACTGGGAATTTTAAATTGACAGCAAGTTATAGAACAAAAAAAGGGCAATACTATATTAATGGACATTATACCTATCAAGATATTTCTAATGAAGAAAATGGAGGGATAACTTCGCCTGGGGATTTTGAAAGTGGTGATCCAGATTTTAAAAACCGACAACGATTAGAGGTGTATTTGACCGATGCAAAATCATTTTTAAAAGGAAAGCGATTGTTTTTTGATCATGCATATAGGGTAAATCCAACAGAAGGGAATAATAATTTGTATGTAACGCATCAATTTAATTATGAGAATAAATTTTTTGAATACTATCAACCTACAGTTTTTTCAACAATTGGAGGAAGAAGTGTTTTTAGATTTGGAGATTCCTATGTAACAAGTAATATCAATGATCAGGCACATTATAATAAAATGTATAATAAGGCTGGAATAGCTTACGAGAATATATTATTAGGGAAATTTCAATTTTTCATAGATGATTTTAGAAGCAATTCGTACTATAGTAGAGTTTTAATTTTTGATAATGGGGTAATCATTCCTAGTTCATTAAGTCAAGATATTAACAGTTTTGGAGGGCAATATGAATATCAAAAAAACAAATGGAATGGAAGGTTTTTATATTCAAGATCAATAACAAATCAATCGCTCTCAAATTTAGAAGCAAAGTTGAAGCATGATTTCAGTGATAAAATTAAACTTTCATTTGAGTATCAAAATATAAACAAGTTGCCTAATAATAACTATAATTTGTACCAAAGTAGTTATGTAGAATACAACTGGACTAATAAATTTAAAAACGAAAAAATAAACTCACTAAGTGCAAGCGCAGCTACACCATGGGTTAATATGTCATTTCAATATACAATCTTAAATGATCATATGTATTTTGCAGATCAATCAACACCAAAAGAAGCTATCTCAGGTACTCAAATTGTAAAGCCAGTACAATATAGTGGTACAATTAATTATCTAGAAGTAAAAGCAAGTAAAGAATTTAAATTTGGACGCTTTGCATTAGATAATACGATTTTATATCAAAAAGTAGAACAAGCAGATGCTATTTTGAATGTGCCAGAAATTGTGACAAGAAATACGATTTATTACACAAATTATTTCTTTAAAAAAGCACTTTTTTTACAAACGGGAATTGTATTTAATTACTTCACTAGTTATTATGGTAATGATTATAATCCTGTAATAGGAGAGTTTTTTGTTCAAAATAAGAAAGAAATCGGAAATTATCCGAACTTTGACTTTTTTATAAATGCAAGAATTAGACAAACAAGAATCTTTTTAAAAGCAGAGCATTTTAATTCGTCATTTTCAGGTAGTAATTACTATTCAGCACCTAATAATCCCTATCGTGATTTTGTTATCCGATTTGGTTTAACTTGGAATTTCTTCCAATAA
- a CDS encoding pyridoxal-phosphate dependent enzyme yields MNYSKNILETIGNTPLVKLNKIVAEIDALVLAKVETFNPGNSVKDRMAVKMVEDAEADGRLKPGGTIIEGTSGNTGMGLALVAIIKGYKLICVISDKQSKEKMDILRAVGAKVVVCPTDVEPTDPRSYYSVSKRLAEETPNSWYVNQYDNPSNALAHYEQTGPEIWEQTDGKITHFVVGVGTGGTISGVAKYLKEKNPNIKIWGIDTYGSVFKKYHETGIFDENEIYSYITEGIGEDILPENVDFSLIDGFTKVTDKDAAVYTRKIALEEGIFVGNSAGACIKGLLQLKEHFTKDDVVVVLFHDSGSRYVGKMFNDDWMRERGFLEENITKAEDVIKDHIDKQLIVVRTEELVSHAIERMRKYKISQIPVVDITGFVGSVDETDLFRSYVADKNVAEKPIKEVMGKPFPIVKLGTPIEEVSKLFTKENDAVLVDLGNGNHHIITKYDIIGSIK; encoded by the coding sequence ATGAATTACTCAAAAAATATTTTAGAAACAATTGGCAATACGCCATTAGTAAAATTGAATAAAATCGTTGCTGAAATTGACGCATTGGTTTTAGCAAAAGTAGAAACTTTTAATCCAGGAAATTCTGTAAAGGATAGAATGGCAGTAAAAATGGTAGAAGATGCTGAAGCAGATGGACGTTTAAAACCAGGTGGAACTATTATCGAGGGAACCTCTGGTAATACAGGAATGGGATTGGCATTGGTTGCGATTATAAAAGGATACAAACTTATTTGTGTAATTTCGGATAAGCAATCAAAAGAAAAAATGGATATTTTGCGTGCAGTAGGCGCAAAGGTGGTAGTTTGCCCAACAGATGTTGAGCCAACAGATCCTCGCTCATATTATTCAGTTTCGAAAAGATTAGCAGAGGAAACTCCAAATTCATGGTATGTAAATCAATATGATAATCCATCTAATGCATTAGCACATTACGAGCAAACAGGTCCAGAAATATGGGAACAGACTGATGGTAAAATAACACATTTTGTAGTAGGAGTAGGTACAGGTGGAACAATATCTGGAGTTGCAAAATACTTAAAAGAGAAAAATCCTAATATTAAAATTTGGGGAATAGATACTTATGGATCAGTTTTTAAAAAGTACCATGAAACAGGTATTTTTGATGAGAATGAAATTTATTCATATATCACTGAAGGAATTGGAGAAGATATTTTACCTGAAAACGTTGATTTTTCATTGATAGATGGATTTACAAAAGTAACAGACAAGGATGCTGCTGTTTATACTAGAAAGATTGCACTTGAAGAAGGTATTTTTGTAGGGAACTCTGCAGGAGCTTGTATAAAAGGATTGTTGCAACTAAAAGAACATTTTACTAAAGATGATGTAGTAGTAGTTCTTTTCCATGATTCAGGAAGCCGTTATGTAGGTAAAATGTTTAATGACGATTGGATGCGTGAACGTGGTTTTCTAGAAGAGAACATTACCAAAGCAGAAGATGTAATAAAAGATCATATCGACAAACAATTAATTGTTGTGCGTACTGAAGAATTGGTTTCGCATGCTATTGAAAGAATGCGTAAATATAAAATCTCGCAAATTCCAGTGGTAGATATTACAGGATTTGTAGGTTCTGTTGACGAAACAGATTTGTTTAGAAGCTATGTAGCAGACAAAAATGTAGCCGAAAAACCAATTAAAGAAGTGATGGGTAAACCTTTTCCTATTGTGAAATTAGGGACACCAATAGAAGAAGTTTCAAAACTTTTTACAAAAGAAAACGATGCCGTTTTGGTAGATCTAGGAAACGGAAATCATCATATCATAACAAAATACGATATTATTGGTTCGATAAAATAA
- a CDS encoding 3'-5' exonuclease yields MTFTAIDFETATGYHPCSVGIVTVENGVIVDEFVTLIKPPNNEYSPFTIRVHGIYPRDTINSKTFAQVYPEIKKRLENRVVVAHNESFDRNVLEKSMALCGLNYSDLNIASRWECTVKIYKARGLKPTKLSDCCREMKIQLNHHEALSDARACAKLYLLR; encoded by the coding sequence ATGACTTTTACAGCTATAGATTTTGAAACTGCTACAGGATATCATCCTTGTTCAGTGGGTATTGTTACAGTAGAGAATGGAGTAATTGTAGATGAGTTTGTTACTTTAATCAAGCCTCCTAACAATGAGTATTCGCCATTTACTATTAGGGTACATGGTATTTATCCTCGAGATACAATAAATTCGAAAACATTTGCTCAAGTGTATCCAGAAATAAAAAAACGTCTGGAAAATAGAGTTGTTGTTGCTCATAATGAAAGTTTTGATCGTAATGTTTTAGAGAAATCAATGGCATTATGTGGTTTAAATTATAGTGATTTAAATATTGCATCGCGTTGGGAATGTACTGTTAAAATATACAAAGCGAGAGGGTTGAAACCAACGAAGTTGAGTGATTGCTGTCGCGAAATGAAAATTCAGCTCAATCATCATGAAGCATTATCAGATGCTCGAGCATGTGCTAAATTGTATTTATTGAGGTAA
- a CDS encoding DUF2851 family protein: MKEDFLHYLWKYKKFDTLNLRTFNNEELTIINVGQYLKLAGPDFFNAQIIIGNQKWAGNIEIHLKSSDWYLHHHEKDIAYESVILHVVWEHDSEVFSQNNSEVPVLILKNYVSEEIIKNYKSLIIPKSWIFCEKEIKNIDKFSFLNWQERLFFERLERKSQPIYDLLELTNNDWEAVLFCFLAKNFGLNTNGDSFLQLARSIPFGVIRKESFEVENLEALLFGNAGLLDANKEDNYFKDLKIRYFYLLRKYQLEREHVEPMQFFKHRPDNFPTIRLSQLANLYHKYQNLFSKLIDLNTVQEIYDLLLVSVAPYWQNHYQFDKESPFRAKKIAHSFVDLLIINTIIPIKFAYAKKQGGAISEDLIVILNEIKPEKNSIIDKFRTFKINAKNALQTQSLLQLKNEYCNKNRCLDCTVGVELLKSN; this comes from the coding sequence ATGAAAGAAGATTTTCTGCATTACCTATGGAAATATAAAAAGTTCGATACTTTAAATCTAAGAACTTTTAATAATGAGGAGCTTACAATTATTAATGTTGGTCAATATCTAAAACTGGCAGGGCCAGATTTTTTTAATGCTCAAATAATAATTGGAAATCAAAAATGGGCTGGAAACATCGAGATCCATTTAAAATCTTCAGATTGGTACTTACACCATCACGAAAAAGATATAGCTTATGAGAGTGTAATTTTGCATGTTGTTTGGGAACATGATAGTGAAGTTTTTAGCCAAAATAACTCGGAAGTTCCTGTTTTGATTTTGAAAAATTATGTTTCTGAAGAAATTATTAAAAATTATAAAAGCTTAATTATTCCAAAATCTTGGATTTTTTGCGAGAAAGAAATTAAAAACATTGATAAGTTTTCATTTTTAAATTGGCAGGAACGGTTATTTTTTGAACGATTGGAACGCAAATCACAACCCATTTATGATTTGTTAGAATTAACAAATAACGATTGGGAAGCAGTTCTGTTCTGCTTTTTGGCTAAAAATTTTGGATTAAATACAAATGGAGATTCTTTTCTTCAATTAGCGCGATCAATACCCTTTGGTGTAATTAGGAAAGAAAGTTTTGAAGTTGAAAACTTAGAAGCATTACTTTTTGGAAATGCAGGATTATTAGATGCAAATAAAGAAGATAATTATTTTAAGGATTTAAAAATTAGGTATTTTTATCTTCTACGTAAATATCAACTAGAGCGAGAACACGTGGAACCAATGCAATTTTTTAAGCACCGCCCAGATAATTTCCCTACAATTCGCCTTTCTCAATTGGCAAATTTATATCATAAATACCAAAATTTGTTTTCAAAGCTTATCGATTTAAATACTGTTCAGGAAATTTATGATTTGTTATTGGTTTCGGTAGCTCCATATTGGCAAAATCACTATCAGTTTGACAAAGAAAGCCCTTTTAGAGCAAAGAAAATAGCCCATTCTTTTGTCGATTTACTTATTATAAATACAATTATCCCAATAAAATTTGCCTACGCTAAAAAGCAAGGTGGGGCTATTTCAGAGGATTTAATTGTGATTTTAAATGAAATTAAACCTGAAAAAAACTCCATTATTGATAAGTTTAGAACATTTAAGATTAACGCTAAAAATGCTTTACAAACACAATCATTATTACAGCTGAAAAATGAATATTGCAATAAAAATAGATGTCTTGATTGTACTGTTGGAGTGGAACTACTCAAGAGTAATTAG
- a CDS encoding PspC domain-containing protein, which produces MSAIIKLKFFFEKYGFHVSSRLADRLGMRVTSVRLFFIYISFVTAGLWFGVYLTLAFWIRLKDLVRAKRTSVFDL; this is translated from the coding sequence ATGTCAGCAATTATCAAACTTAAATTCTTTTTTGAAAAATACGGTTTTCACGTTTCTTCTAGGTTGGCCGACAGATTAGGAATGCGTGTTACAAGTGTTCGTTTATTCTTTATATATATATCTTTTGTTACTGCTGGACTTTGGTTTGGAGTATATTTAACATTAGCATTCTGGATTAGATTAAAAGATTTAGTTCGAGCTAAAAGGACTTCCGTTTTTGATTTATAA
- a CDS encoding amino acid permease, translating into MSIWKTKPLSVLLDEASESERGLKRTLSSRSLVALGVGAIIGAGLFSLTGIAAAEHAGPAVTLSFILAAIGCAFAGLCYAEFASMIPVAGSAYTYSYATMGEFMAWIIGWDLVLEYALGAATVGVSWSRYLLELLNKYNIHLPHNLICSPWETLKLSDGTIIEGGIINLPAIVIVSLLSLLLIRGTRESASINNFLVVLKVTVVIVFIVLGWSHIDTANYTPYIPKNTGVFGEFGWSGIAAGAGTVFFAFIGFDAVSTAAQEAKNPQKGMPIGILGSLIICTILYVLFAHVMTGLVPYYEFAGDAKPAATAFAKTGYSFLQTGLIVAILAGYTSVILVMLMGQSRVFYTMSKDGLLPKFFSEIHPKFRTPWKTNVFFLIFVSLFAGFVPVSDLGHMVSIGTLLAFVLVCIGVMVMRKRMPDAPRSFRTPLVPFVPIAGIVICLALMYALPNESWVRLVIWMALGVLIYFTYGKKNSKLNNPNK; encoded by the coding sequence ATGTCAATTTGGAAAACTAAACCACTATCGGTATTGCTTGATGAAGCTTCCGAGTCTGAAAGAGGCCTAAAAAGAACTTTATCTTCTCGCTCCTTAGTAGCACTTGGAGTGGGTGCCATTATTGGAGCCGGATTATTTTCATTAACAGGAATTGCTGCAGCTGAACACGCTGGACCCGCAGTTACATTATCTTTTATTCTTGCTGCAATTGGATGTGCTTTTGCTGGTCTTTGCTATGCTGAGTTTGCTTCCATGATACCGGTTGCAGGTAGTGCCTATACCTACTCCTATGCAACAATGGGTGAGTTTATGGCTTGGATAATTGGATGGGATTTAGTTTTAGAATATGCATTAGGAGCCGCAACAGTCGGTGTAAGTTGGTCCCGTTATTTACTCGAATTGCTTAATAAATACAATATCCATCTGCCTCATAATTTAATTTGTTCTCCTTGGGAAACATTAAAATTAAGTGATGGAACCATCATAGAAGGTGGTATAATCAACCTTCCTGCTATTGTTATCGTTTCGTTGCTTTCTTTATTATTAATAAGAGGTACTAGAGAGTCTGCATCTATAAACAATTTCTTAGTTGTTTTAAAAGTTACTGTTGTAATTGTCTTCATAGTACTAGGATGGAGTCATATTGACACGGCAAACTACACTCCATATATTCCTAAAAATACGGGAGTTTTTGGTGAGTTTGGCTGGTCTGGTATCGCAGCCGGAGCTGGAACTGTATTTTTTGCCTTCATTGGTTTTGACGCTGTATCTACAGCTGCACAAGAAGCAAAGAACCCACAAAAAGGAATGCCAATTGGTATCTTAGGTTCTTTAATAATCTGTACTATCTTATATGTTTTATTTGCCCACGTAATGACTGGCCTTGTACCTTATTACGAGTTTGCTGGCGATGCAAAACCTGCAGCAACTGCTTTTGCTAAAACTGGATATTCATTTTTACAAACTGGCTTGATTGTTGCGATTTTAGCGGGTTACACATCGGTAATTCTAGTAATGCTAATGGGACAAAGCCGTGTATTCTACACGATGAGTAAAGACGGATTACTACCTAAATTCTTTAGCGAAATCCACCCTAAATTCCGTACTCCTTGGAAAACTAACGTGTTCTTTTTAATATTTGTAAGTCTATTTGCTGGATTCGTTCCTGTAAGTGATTTAGGTCATATGGTTAGTATTGGTACCCTATTAGCGTTTGTGTTAGTATGTATTGGTGTTATGGTAATGCGTAAAAGAATGCCAGATGCTCCAAGATCTTTCAGAACTCCATTAGTTCCTTTTGTTCCTATTGCTGGAATTGTAATTTGTTTAGCATTAATGTATGCTCTACCAAACGAAAGTTGGGTAAGACTAGTAATATGGATGGCACTAGGTGTTCTTATTTACTTTACCTACGGTAAGAAAAACAGTAAATTAAACAATCCAAATAAATAA
- a CDS encoding ComEA family DNA-binding protein has protein sequence MNFRIITSYFKFSREQRIGIVFLFAIIIVLQLVYFFADFGSSPQFFPEKEKWMSLQREIDSIKIENDNKGEKKYLFNPNFITDYKGYKLGMTVEQIDRLLVFRKENKYVNSAKEFQMVTKISDSLLDMMTPYFKFPSWVGNKKEVKKYENHSNQKIFIKKERYVVMDINRATQEDLIKVSGVGDILSLRILKQKESLGYFVSMEQLKEVWGLSPEVLSNLNNHFEISELTYFKKIAINDASLKELSSFPYFRYTLAKQIITYRSMNGNINNIEDLIKIKGFPVEKAKIIGLYLEF, from the coding sequence ATGAATTTCAGAATAATTACCTCTTATTTTAAATTTAGTAGAGAACAGCGAATTGGTATTGTTTTTCTTTTTGCAATAATAATTGTTTTACAGTTGGTTTATTTTTTTGCTGATTTTGGTTCGTCACCACAATTTTTTCCTGAGAAAGAAAAGTGGATGTCTTTGCAAAGAGAAATAGATTCGATTAAAATTGAAAATGATAATAAGGGAGAAAAAAAATACCTGTTCAATCCAAATTTCATTACAGATTATAAAGGATATAAATTAGGAATGACGGTAGAGCAAATTGATCGATTATTGGTTTTTAGAAAAGAGAATAAATATGTCAATTCTGCTAAAGAGTTCCAGATGGTAACTAAAATTTCAGATTCTTTGTTGGATATGATGACTCCTTATTTTAAATTCCCTAGTTGGGTAGGCAATAAGAAAGAAGTGAAGAAGTATGAAAATCACTCTAATCAGAAGATATTCATTAAAAAAGAGAGATATGTAGTAATGGATATTAACAGAGCAACTCAAGAAGATTTAATTAAAGTTTCTGGAGTAGGAGATATTCTTTCTTTAAGAATTTTAAAGCAAAAAGAAAGCTTAGGCTATTTTGTTTCGATGGAGCAGCTTAAAGAGGTGTGGGGACTTTCGCCTGAGGTTCTTTCGAATTTAAATAACCATTTTGAAATTTCGGAACTTACTTATTTTAAAAAAATAGCTATAAACGATGCTTCATTAAAAGAGTTGTCAAGCTTTCCTTATTTCCGATATACATTGGCAAAACAAATTATTACTTATCGAAGTATGAATGGAAATATAAACAATATTGAGGATTTGATAAAAATTAAGGGCTTTCCTGTTGAAAAAGCAAAAATAATTGGTTTATATTTGGAGTTCTAA
- a CDS encoding acyl-CoA dehydrogenase family protein, whose translation MNFDYNETQSMIAQSIKEFAEKNIRPYIMEWDEAQTFPISLFKELGAMGFMGVLVPEEYGGSGLGYHEYITIIEEISKVDPSIGLSVAAHNSLCTNHILTFGNEEQKKKWLPKLATAEHIGAWGLTEHNTGSDAGGMNTTAVKDGDFWIVNGAKNFITHAISGDIAVVIVRTGEKGDSKGMTAFVFEKGMPGFSSGKKENKLGMRASETAELVFDNCRIPDANRLGEVGQGFVQAMKILDGGRISIGALSLGISKGAYEAALKYSKERYQFGQPISSFQGISFKLADMATEIEASELLLHKAAFLKQQHKPVTTLGAMAKMYASEVCVKVANEAVQIHGGYGYTKDFPVEKFYRDSKLCTIGEGTTEIQKLVISRNILKD comes from the coding sequence ATGAATTTTGATTATAACGAAACGCAATCTATGATTGCTCAGTCCATAAAAGAATTTGCTGAAAAAAATATCCGTCCATATATAATGGAGTGGGATGAAGCACAAACATTTCCAATTTCGCTGTTCAAAGAATTAGGAGCAATGGGGTTTATGGGAGTTTTGGTGCCCGAAGAATATGGTGGATCAGGACTAGGTTATCATGAATATATAACTATTATTGAAGAGATCTCAAAAGTAGATCCTTCAATTGGATTGTCGGTTGCGGCTCATAACTCATTATGCACAAATCATATTTTGACTTTTGGAAACGAAGAGCAAAAGAAAAAGTGGCTTCCTAAATTGGCAACTGCAGAACATATTGGTGCATGGGGGTTGACGGAACATAATACGGGGTCCGATGCAGGTGGTATGAATACAACTGCTGTTAAGGATGGTGATTTCTGGATTGTAAATGGAGCAAAAAACTTTATTACACATGCTATTTCTGGAGATATTGCAGTTGTAATTGTTCGTACTGGAGAAAAAGGTGATTCAAAAGGAATGACTGCTTTTGTTTTTGAAAAAGGAATGCCAGGTTTTTCTTCAGGGAAAAAAGAAAATAAACTAGGGATGCGTGCAAGTGAAACTGCAGAACTTGTTTTTGATAATTGCAGAATTCCAGATGCTAATAGATTAGGAGAAGTTGGGCAGGGCTTTGTGCAAGCAATGAAGATTTTAGATGGTGGGCGAATCTCGATAGGAGCTTTATCACTTGGTATTTCAAAAGGAGCTTATGAAGCAGCATTAAAATATTCAAAAGAAAGATATCAATTTGGGCAACCAATTAGTAGTTTTCAAGGGATTTCGTTTAAATTAGCGGATATGGCTACTGAGATAGAAGCTTCTGAATTATTATTGCATAAAGCGGCATTCTTAAAACAACAGCATAAGCCGGTAACTACTTTAGGTGCGATGGCAAAAATGTATGCATCTGAGGTGTGTGTAAAAGTGGCTAATGAGGCAGTTCAAATTCATGGAGGATATGGATATACTAAAGATTTTCCTGTAGAAAAATTCTATAGAGATTCTAAGTTGTGTACTATAGGAGAAGGAACTACTGAAATACAAAAATTGGTTATTTCAAGAAATATTTTAAAGGACTAA
- the rpsU gene encoding 30S ribosomal protein S21 produces MLIIPIKDGENIDRALKRYKRKFDKTGTVRQLRARTAFIKPSVKNRIKIQKAAYIQNMKDSLES; encoded by the coding sequence ATGTTAATTATACCAATTAAAGACGGAGAAAATATCGATAGAGCATTAAAGCGCTATAAAAGAAAATTTGATAAAACAGGAACTGTTCGTCAGTTAAGAGCACGTACTGCTTTTATTAAGCCTTCTGTCAAAAATAGAATTAAAATTCAAAAAGCTGCTTACATTCAAAACATGAAAGATAGTTTAGAGAGTTAG